In Pseudomonas lalkuanensis, the following are encoded in one genomic region:
- a CDS encoding amino acid ABC transporter ATP-binding protein, with amino-acid sequence MISIKNVNKWYGDFQVLTDCSTEVKKGEVVVVCGPSGSGKSTLIKCVNALEPFQKGDIVVDGTSIADKATNLPRLRSRVGMVFQHFELFPHLSITENLTIAQTRVLGRNKDEALDKGLKLLDRVGLKAHAHKHPGQLSGGQQQRVAIARALAMDPVVMLFDEPTSALDPEMVNEVLDVMVELAQEGMTMMCVTHEMGFARKVADRVIFMDRGQIVEDCAKDEFFGDVNARSDRAQQFLAKILQH; translated from the coding sequence ATGATTTCCATCAAGAACGTCAACAAGTGGTACGGGGACTTCCAGGTGCTGACCGACTGCAGCACCGAGGTGAAGAAAGGCGAAGTAGTGGTGGTGTGCGGCCCGTCCGGCTCCGGCAAGTCCACCCTGATCAAGTGCGTGAACGCCCTGGAACCCTTCCAGAAGGGCGACATCGTGGTCGACGGCACCTCCATCGCCGACAAGGCCACCAACCTGCCCAGGCTGCGTTCCCGCGTCGGCATGGTGTTCCAGCACTTCGAGCTGTTCCCGCACCTGTCCATCACCGAGAACCTGACCATCGCCCAGACCAGGGTGCTCGGCCGCAACAAGGACGAAGCCCTGGACAAAGGCCTGAAGCTGCTCGACCGCGTCGGCCTCAAGGCCCACGCCCACAAGCACCCCGGCCAGCTCTCCGGTGGCCAGCAGCAGCGCGTCGCCATCGCCCGCGCCCTGGCCATGGACCCGGTGGTGATGCTGTTCGACGAACCCACCTCAGCGCTGGACCCGGAAATGGTCAACGAAGTGCTGGATGTGATGGTCGAGCTGGCCCAGGAAGGCATGACCATGATGTGCGTGACCCACGAGATGGGCTTCGCACGCAAGGTGGCCGACCGCGTGATCTTCATGGACCGCGGGCAGATCGTCGAAGACTGCGCCAAGGACGAGTTCTTCGGTGACGTCAACGCCCGTTCCGACCGCGCCCAGCAGTTCCTCGCCAAGATCCTCCAGCACTGA
- a CDS encoding glutamate/aspartate ABC transporter substrate-binding protein — protein sequence MRMLPKVLATAIAATLISAPAFAAELTGTLKKIKETGTITLGHRDASIPFSYLGTEPGKPIGYSHDIQLKVVEAIKQELGMPELKVRYNLVTSQTRIPLVQNGTVDLECGSTTNNLERQKQVGFSVGIFEVGTRLLSKKSASINEFDDLKGKNVVTTAGTTSERLLKSMNAEKQMGMNIISAKDHGESFLMLESGRAVAFMMDDALLYGEMAKAKKPDDWVVTGKPQSFEIYGCMVRKDDEAFKKVVDKAIADTFASGEINGIYDKWFTQPIPPKGLNLNFPMSEELKKLVASPTDKSAEEI from the coding sequence ATGCGTATGCTCCCCAAGGTTCTGGCCACCGCTATCGCAGCAACCCTGATTTCCGCTCCGGCCTTCGCCGCCGAGCTGACCGGTACCCTGAAGAAGATCAAGGAGACCGGCACCATCACCCTCGGTCACCGTGACGCTTCCATCCCCTTCTCCTACCTCGGCACCGAGCCGGGCAAGCCCATCGGCTACTCCCATGACATCCAGCTGAAAGTGGTCGAGGCCATCAAGCAGGAGCTGGGTATGCCCGAGCTGAAGGTCCGCTACAACCTGGTGACCTCCCAGACCCGTATCCCGCTGGTGCAGAACGGCACCGTGGACCTGGAGTGCGGCTCCACCACCAACAACCTGGAGCGCCAGAAGCAGGTCGGCTTCTCCGTGGGCATCTTCGAAGTGGGCACCCGCCTGCTGTCCAAGAAGAGCGCCAGCATCAACGAGTTCGACGACCTGAAAGGCAAGAACGTGGTGACCACCGCCGGCACCACCTCCGAGCGCCTGCTCAAGTCCATGAACGCCGAGAAGCAGATGGGCATGAACATCATCTCGGCCAAGGACCACGGCGAGTCCTTCCTGATGCTGGAGTCGGGCCGCGCCGTGGCCTTCATGATGGACGACGCCCTGCTCTACGGCGAAATGGCCAAGGCCAAGAAGCCCGATGACTGGGTCGTGACCGGCAAGCCGCAGTCCTTCGAAATCTACGGCTGCATGGTTCGCAAGGACGACGAAGCCTTCAAGAAAGTGGTCGACAAGGCCATCGCCGACACCTTCGCCTCCGGCGAGATCAACGGCATCTACGACAAGTGGTTCACCCAGCCCATCCCGCCGAAGGGCCTGAACCTGAACTTCCCCATGAGCGAAGAGCTGAAGAAGCTGGTCGCCAGCCCCACCGACAAGTCGGCTGAAGAAATCTGA
- a CDS encoding TetR family transcriptional regulator — protein sequence MNSASGDELQSPERAPDAPGKRLLMEAALRLGSQSRSLGSLGLRELAREAGLNPNTFYRHFKDVDDLGLAIIRSISTQLRQPLRDLRREAALRAVQGDGGVLPKLMGIDLGRGRRVCHETVQLFFDFVDGNTEAFIIGVRELHGASPVLREALQEVMEGFAADMAEDVREYKLLPALVSEPVVRRVARLISRNLFQMSLDYIGEPDRRAAIRAEAEEQVLFLFTGASVLQAVGAV from the coding sequence ATGAATTCCGCCAGCGGCGACGAGCTCCAGTCGCCAGAACGAGCTCCCGATGCCCCCGGCAAGCGCCTGCTCATGGAAGCCGCGCTGCGCCTGGGTTCCCAGAGTCGCAGCCTGGGCAGCCTGGGGTTGCGCGAACTGGCGCGGGAGGCCGGGCTGAACCCCAATACCTTCTACCGTCACTTCAAGGATGTGGATGACCTGGGGCTGGCCATCATCCGCAGCATCTCCACCCAGTTGCGCCAGCCCTTGCGTGACCTGCGCCGGGAAGCGGCGCTGCGCGCCGTGCAGGGCGACGGCGGTGTGTTGCCGAAGCTGATGGGCATCGACCTGGGCCGCGGCCGGCGCGTCTGCCATGAGACGGTGCAGCTGTTCTTCGACTTCGTCGATGGCAACACCGAGGCCTTCATCATCGGCGTGCGCGAATTGCACGGCGCATCCCCGGTACTGCGCGAGGCGCTTCAGGAGGTGATGGAGGGCTTCGCCGCCGACATGGCCGAGGACGTGCGCGAATACAAACTGCTGCCGGCGCTGGTCTCGGAACCGGTGGTGCGGCGCGTCGCGCGCCTGATCAGCCGCAACCTGTTCCAGATGTCCCTGGACTACATCGGCGAGCCGGATCGCCGGGCGGCGATCCGCGCGGAGGCAGAGGAGCAGGTGCTGTTCCTCTTCACCGGCGCCAGCGTGCTGCAAGCGGTGGGGGCGGTGTAG
- a CDS encoding ATP-dependent DNA helicase yields MTYSVAVRALCEFTAKGGDLDLRFTPAPTAQEGIVGHALVAARRGEGYQTEVALSGEYGPLRVRGRADGYDPALTRLEEVKTYRGDLQRMPDNHRQLHWAQVKVYGWLLCQQNGLSEIELALVYFDIGSQKETLLTERHRAEDLRQFFEEQCLRFIAWAEQELAHAGARNTALEALGFPHAQFRHGQRQLAEAVYKAVSTGCCLMAQAPTGIGKTLGTLFPLLKAVPRQGLDKVFFLAAKTPGRQLALDALAQTRAEPLRVLELVARDKACEHPENACHGESCPLARGFYERLPAARKAAAERRWLDREAIREVALAHQVCPYYLAQEMARWSDVVVGDYNYYFDSSALLHGLASANQWRVAVLVDEAHNLVERARKMYSAELDQLSLKALRKAAPTVLKKPLERVGRAWSELNKEQVEDYRAYDAPPQKLLNALQGAVVAITDYLTDNPTAMDVALQDFYFGAMQFGRMAEQFDRHSLFDIGKRPGKAGSSLSRLCLRNLVPATFLAPRFAASRSTVLFSATLNPSRYYSDLLGLAHNTPWLEVDSPFRTDQLQVRVAANVSTRYRHRSASLGPIAELMARQFTERPGNYLAFFSSYDYLQQAAERFAREHPQVPIWLQGRQMDEAARQAFIQRFEAGGRGIGFAVLGGAFGEGIDLPGERLIGAFVATLGLPQLNAVNEQLKLRMGTLFGAGYDYTYLYPGMQKVVQAAGRVIRTTEDRGVVHLIDDRFARPEVQRLLPSWWSIDSL; encoded by the coding sequence ATGACGTATAGCGTCGCCGTGCGCGCGCTCTGCGAGTTCACCGCCAAGGGCGGCGACCTCGACCTGCGTTTCACCCCGGCCCCCACCGCACAGGAAGGCATCGTCGGTCACGCCCTGGTAGCCGCTCGCCGCGGCGAGGGCTACCAGACGGAAGTCGCCCTGAGCGGTGAGTACGGGCCGTTGCGTGTTCGCGGCCGCGCCGACGGCTATGACCCGGCGCTGACGCGCCTGGAAGAAGTGAAGACCTACCGTGGTGATCTCCAGCGCATGCCGGACAACCATCGGCAGCTTCACTGGGCACAGGTGAAGGTCTATGGCTGGCTGCTCTGTCAGCAGAACGGCCTGTCGGAGATCGAACTGGCACTGGTGTATTTCGACATCGGCAGCCAGAAAGAAACCCTGCTCACCGAGCGTCATCGAGCAGAAGACTTGCGCCAGTTCTTCGAAGAGCAGTGCCTGCGCTTCATTGCCTGGGCCGAACAGGAACTCGCCCACGCCGGTGCACGCAACACCGCCCTCGAAGCCCTCGGCTTCCCCCACGCGCAGTTCCGCCACGGCCAGCGCCAGCTCGCCGAAGCGGTGTACAAGGCCGTCAGCACCGGCTGCTGCCTGATGGCCCAGGCGCCCACCGGCATCGGCAAGACCCTGGGCACGTTGTTCCCCCTGCTCAAGGCCGTGCCGCGCCAGGGGCTGGACAAGGTCTTCTTCCTCGCCGCGAAAACACCCGGTCGGCAATTGGCCCTGGATGCTCTGGCGCAAACCCGTGCAGAGCCGCTGCGAGTGCTGGAACTGGTGGCCCGCGACAAGGCCTGCGAGCACCCGGAAAACGCCTGCCACGGCGAGTCCTGCCCACTGGCCCGAGGCTTCTACGAACGCCTGCCTGCCGCCCGCAAGGCGGCAGCGGAACGCCGCTGGCTGGACCGCGAAGCCATTCGCGAGGTCGCCCTCGCCCATCAGGTCTGCCCGTACTACCTGGCCCAGGAAATGGCACGCTGGAGCGACGTGGTGGTGGGTGACTACAACTACTACTTCGACTCCAGTGCCCTGCTCCACGGCCTGGCCAGCGCCAACCAGTGGCGCGTGGCGGTGCTGGTGGACGAAGCCCACAACCTCGTCGAACGGGCACGCAAGATGTACTCGGCCGAACTCGACCAACTCAGCCTCAAAGCCCTGCGCAAGGCTGCGCCGACGGTTCTGAAGAAGCCCCTGGAGCGGGTCGGTCGCGCCTGGAGCGAGCTGAACAAGGAGCAGGTCGAGGACTACCGCGCCTACGACGCCCCTCCACAGAAGCTGTTGAATGCGCTGCAGGGCGCGGTCGTGGCCATCACCGACTACCTCACCGACAACCCCACTGCCATGGACGTCGCGCTGCAGGACTTCTACTTCGGGGCCATGCAGTTCGGTCGCATGGCCGAGCAGTTCGACAGGCATTCCCTGTTCGATATAGGCAAACGCCCCGGCAAGGCGGGCAGCAGCCTGTCGCGCCTGTGCCTGCGCAACCTCGTGCCGGCCACCTTCCTCGCCCCACGCTTCGCCGCCAGCCGCTCCACCGTGCTGTTCTCCGCCACCCTCAACCCGAGCCGCTACTACAGCGACCTGCTGGGCCTGGCGCACAACACGCCCTGGCTGGAAGTGGACTCGCCCTTCCGCACCGATCAGCTTCAGGTACGGGTTGCGGCCAATGTATCCACGCGCTACCGGCACCGCAGCGCCTCGCTTGGTCCCATCGCCGAACTGATGGCCCGGCAATTCACGGAACGCCCGGGAAACTACCTGGCCTTCTTCAGCAGCTACGACTATTTGCAGCAGGCAGCCGAGCGCTTTGCCCGCGAGCACCCGCAGGTGCCCATCTGGTTACAGGGGCGGCAGATGGACGAAGCCGCGCGCCAGGCTTTCATCCAGCGCTTCGAGGCCGGTGGCCGGGGAATCGGTTTCGCCGTGCTCGGCGGCGCCTTCGGCGAAGGCATCGACCTGCCCGGAGAGCGCCTTATCGGTGCCTTTGTCGCCACCCTTGGCCTGCCGCAGCTGAATGCGGTGAACGAACAACTGAAGCTGCGCATGGGCACGCTGTTCGGCGCCGGCTACGACTACACCTACCTCTATCCCGGGATGCAGAAGGTGGTGCAGGCGGCTGGTCGGGTCATCCGCACCACCGAGGACCGGGGCGTGGTGCACCTGATCGACGACCGCTTCGCGCGGCCGGAGGTCCAGCGACTCCTGCCATCCTGGTGGAGCATCGATTCCCTGTAG
- a CDS encoding amino acid ABC transporter permease translates to MNYNWDWGVFFKSTGIGSEIYLDWFVTGLGWTIAIALAGWIIALLLGSLLGVMRTVPNRWVSGFATVYVEVFRNVPLLVQLFLWYFLVPDLLPEPLEIWFKQDLNPATSAYLSVVVCLGLFTASRVCEQVRTGIQALPKGQLGAARAMGFRLPQIYRYVLLPQAFRIIIPPLTSEFLNIFKNSSVASLIGLMELLAQTKQTAEFSANLFEAFTLATLIYFTLNMSLMLFMRLVEKKVAVPGLISVGGK, encoded by the coding sequence ATGAATTACAACTGGGACTGGGGCGTGTTCTTCAAGTCCACCGGGATCGGCAGCGAAATCTACCTGGACTGGTTCGTCACCGGCCTGGGCTGGACCATCGCCATCGCCCTGGCGGGCTGGATCATCGCCTTACTGCTGGGCTCGCTGCTCGGCGTGATGCGCACCGTACCGAACCGCTGGGTTTCCGGCTTCGCTACCGTCTACGTGGAAGTGTTCCGCAACGTGCCGCTGCTGGTGCAGCTGTTCCTCTGGTATTTCCTGGTGCCGGACCTGCTGCCCGAACCGCTGGAAATCTGGTTCAAGCAGGACCTCAACCCGGCCACCTCGGCCTACCTGAGCGTGGTGGTGTGCCTCGGCCTGTTCACCGCCTCCCGCGTCTGCGAGCAAGTGCGCACCGGTATCCAGGCCCTGCCCAAGGGTCAGCTCGGCGCCGCCCGCGCCATGGGCTTCCGCCTGCCGCAGATCTACCGCTACGTGCTGCTGCCCCAGGCCTTCCGCATCATCATTCCGCCGCTCACCAGCGAGTTCCTGAACATCTTCAAGAACTCCTCCGTGGCGTCGCTGATCGGCCTGATGGAGCTGCTGGCGCAGACCAAGCAGACCGCCGAGTTCTCCGCGAACCTGTTCGAAGCCTTCACCCTGGCCACCCTGATCTACTTCACCCTGAACATGAGCCTGATGCTGTTCATGCGCCTGGTGGAGAAGAAGGTCGCGGTGCCCGGCCTGATCTCCGTAGGGGGTAAATGA
- a CDS encoding amino acid ABC transporter permease gives MMDFSAIIPALPGLADGLLMTFKLMVLGVFGGVALGTVLALMRLSHNPLLSKIAGLYVNYFRSIPLLLVITWFYFAVPFLLRAITGEDTPVGAFTSCLVAFMMFEAAYFCEIVRAGIQAIPKGQMGAASALGMTYGQSMRLIILPQAFRKMTPLLLQQSIILFQDTSLVYTVGLMDFLNAARSRGDIIGQPHEFLIFAGLVYFSVSFIASQLVKLLQKRLAV, from the coding sequence ATGATGGATTTCTCCGCAATCATCCCCGCCCTGCCGGGCCTGGCCGACGGCCTGCTGATGACCTTCAAGCTGATGGTGCTCGGCGTGTTCGGCGGCGTGGCCCTGGGCACCGTCCTGGCCCTGATGCGCCTGTCGCACAACCCGCTGCTGTCGAAGATCGCCGGGCTGTACGTCAACTACTTCCGTTCCATCCCGCTGCTGCTGGTGATCACCTGGTTCTACTTCGCGGTGCCTTTCCTGCTGCGGGCCATCACAGGTGAAGACACGCCGGTGGGCGCTTTCACCTCGTGCCTGGTGGCCTTCATGATGTTCGAGGCGGCGTACTTCTGCGAAATCGTCCGCGCCGGCATCCAGGCCATACCGAAAGGCCAGATGGGGGCGGCCTCGGCGCTCGGCATGACCTACGGCCAGAGCATGCGCCTAATCATCCTGCCCCAGGCCTTCCGCAAGATGACCCCGCTGCTGCTGCAGCAGAGCATCATCCTGTTCCAGGACACCTCGCTGGTTTACACCGTGGGCCTGATGGACTTCCTCAACGCCGCCCGCTCCCGTGGCGACATCATCGGCCAGCCCCACGAGTTCCTCATCTTCGCCGGCCTGGTCTACTTCAGCGTCAGCTTCATCGCTTCCCAGCTGGTCAAACTCCTGCAGAAAAGGTTAGCCGTATGA
- a CDS encoding sensor histidine kinase — MQCPTASFRAMPPALTVKPRLSRHLLLFLLLLLCMAGFGYIGFHLSEEAGIRQLRVNGERQLELHARAVESEINRYTYLPSLLELESSVSHLLLNPTPYRRNLVNDYLEGLNRRSGARAIYLLDTNGRVLATSNWRDADSYLGEDLAFRAYFQEAVQGRPGRFYGIGSTTGEAGYYLAHGLRYQGRIIGVAVVKVKLEALQERWEKARLQAFVSDENGIIILSSDPALRMKAVRPLSAEDKERLARSLQYYWWALNEWEPRSREVLGEGLEAISFAASGPQGEAEGDVAYLAQTRPLNDTPWHFTLLSPLADLRREAVIQGMLAAVGFALLAFLLIAWNERRKVIATRLAAREALLAANNELERKIAERTQDLRASNSRLLAEIRERKQTEDNLRKAQDRLVQAGKLAVIGQMSTSIAHELNQPLAALRTLSGNAMRFLERGALDTATTNLSAINELVDRMGRITASLRAFARRSDDHGQARLGKAVDAALFLLNARLERSPLGLHREVDDVLLAIDQTRLEQILVNLITNALDAMSGQTDCQLWLSGRADGGVYRLQVRDNGPGIDPENRVHLFEPFFTTKPGEHGLGLGLTLSASLATAAGGSLAAHHPDSGGTTFELSLPLLESPDSNASPRP; from the coding sequence ATGCAATGCCCCACCGCCAGCTTCCGCGCCATGCCGCCAGCCCTGACCGTGAAACCGCGTCTTTCCCGCCACCTGCTGCTGTTCCTGCTGCTGCTCCTGTGCATGGCGGGCTTCGGCTACATCGGCTTTCACCTGAGTGAGGAAGCCGGCATCCGCCAGTTGCGGGTCAACGGCGAGCGCCAGCTGGAACTCCACGCCCGCGCCGTGGAAAGCGAGATCAACCGCTATACCTACCTGCCCAGCCTGCTGGAGCTCGAATCCAGCGTCAGCCACCTGCTGCTCAACCCCACCCCCTACCGGCGCAACCTGGTCAACGACTACCTCGAAGGCCTTAACCGCCGCAGCGGAGCCCGCGCCATCTACCTGCTGGACACCAATGGTCGCGTGCTGGCCACCAGCAACTGGCGCGATGCCGACAGCTACCTGGGCGAAGACCTGGCCTTCCGCGCCTACTTCCAGGAGGCCGTGCAGGGCCGCCCCGGCCGCTTCTACGGCATCGGCAGCACCACCGGCGAGGCCGGTTACTACCTGGCCCACGGCCTGCGCTACCAGGGCCGGATCATTGGCGTCGCGGTGGTCAAGGTGAAGCTCGAAGCCCTGCAGGAACGCTGGGAAAAGGCCCGCCTGCAAGCCTTCGTCAGTGATGAGAACGGCATCATCATCCTCTCCAGCGATCCGGCCCTGCGCATGAAGGCGGTACGGCCGCTTTCCGCCGAAGACAAGGAACGCCTGGCCCGCAGCCTGCAGTACTACTGGTGGGCGCTGAACGAATGGGAGCCACGCAGCCGCGAGGTACTGGGCGAAGGCCTGGAAGCCATCAGCTTCGCCGCCAGTGGCCCGCAGGGCGAGGCGGAAGGCGACGTCGCCTACCTGGCGCAGACCCGCCCCCTGAACGACACGCCCTGGCACTTCACGCTGCTCTCACCGCTGGCCGACCTGCGCCGCGAAGCGGTAATCCAGGGCATGCTCGCCGCCGTCGGCTTCGCCCTGCTGGCCTTCCTGCTGATCGCCTGGAACGAGCGCCGCAAGGTTATCGCCACGCGCCTGGCCGCCCGTGAAGCGCTGCTGGCGGCCAACAACGAACTGGAACGCAAGATCGCCGAACGCACCCAGGACCTGCGCGCCAGCAACAGCCGCCTGCTGGCGGAAATCCGCGAGCGCAAACAGACCGAAGACAACCTGCGCAAGGCCCAGGACCGCCTGGTCCAGGCCGGCAAGCTGGCGGTAATCGGGCAGATGTCCACCAGCATCGCCCACGAACTCAACCAGCCCCTGGCCGCCCTGCGCACCCTGTCCGGCAACGCCATGCGCTTCCTCGAACGCGGCGCCCTGGACACCGCCACCACCAACCTTTCCGCCATCAACGAACTGGTGGACCGCATGGGTCGCATCACCGCCAGCCTGCGGGCCTTCGCGCGACGCTCCGACGACCACGGGCAAGCGCGCCTGGGCAAGGCGGTGGACGCAGCCCTGTTCCTCCTCAACGCCCGCCTGGAACGCTCGCCGCTGGGGCTGCACCGGGAAGTCGACGACGTGCTCCTGGCCATCGACCAGACCCGCCTGGAGCAGATCCTGGTCAACCTCATCACCAACGCACTGGACGCCATGAGCGGCCAGACCGACTGCCAGCTCTGGCTCAGCGGCCGGGCCGACGGCGGCGTCTATCGCCTGCAGGTGCGCGACAACGGCCCCGGCATCGACCCGGAGAACCGCGTGCACCTGTTCGAGCCCTTCTTCACCACCAAGCCCGGCGAGCACGGGCTCGGCCTGGGCCTGACCCTCTCCGCCAGCCTTGCCACCGCCGCCGGCGGCAGCCTCGCGGCGCACCACCCCGACAGCGGCGGTACCACCTTCGAGCTCAGCCTGCCACTGCTGGAAAGCCCCGATTCGAACGCGAGCCCCCGACCATGA
- a CDS encoding SDR family NAD(P)-dependent oxidoreductase codes for MKSFENKVAAVTGAGSGIGRALACALARQGCHLALADVNTDGLAETAAMARKLGVQVTETRVDVANRDAVHAWAEQVVLDHGRVNLVFNNAGVAHAGTVDGSDYSEYEWIMNINFWGVVYGTKAFLPHLKASGEGHVVNVSSVFGLFAQPGMSAYNATKFAVRGFTESLRQELDMEGCGVSASCVHPGGIRTNIAKTARMNDSLAKVTGQESSRARQQFNDQLLRTSPDKAAAVILRGVLRDSRRILIGADAWALDGMQRLLPTLYQRLVTTSMRLAAKFAPKPRAVEVSKATD; via the coding sequence ATGAAATCCTTCGAGAACAAAGTCGCTGCAGTCACCGGTGCCGGCTCCGGCATCGGCCGCGCCCTGGCCTGTGCCCTCGCCCGCCAGGGCTGCCACCTGGCCCTGGCCGACGTGAACACCGACGGCCTGGCGGAAACCGCCGCCATGGCGCGCAAGCTGGGTGTGCAAGTCACCGAAACCCGCGTCGATGTCGCCAACCGCGACGCCGTTCACGCCTGGGCCGAACAGGTGGTGCTGGACCATGGCCGGGTCAACCTGGTCTTCAACAACGCCGGCGTCGCCCACGCCGGCACGGTGGATGGCAGCGACTACTCGGAATACGAGTGGATCATGAACATCAACTTCTGGGGCGTGGTGTACGGCACCAAGGCCTTCCTGCCCCACCTCAAGGCCAGCGGCGAAGGTCATGTGGTCAACGTTTCCAGCGTGTTCGGCCTGTTTGCCCAGCCGGGCATGAGCGCCTACAACGCCACCAAGTTCGCCGTACGCGGTTTCACCGAGTCGCTGCGCCAGGAACTGGACATGGAAGGCTGCGGCGTTTCCGCCAGCTGCGTGCACCCCGGCGGCATCCGCACCAACATCGCCAAGACCGCGCGGATGAACGACAGCCTGGCCAAGGTCACCGGCCAGGAATCCAGCCGTGCCCGCCAGCAGTTCAACGACCAGTTGCTGCGGACCAGCCCGGACAAGGCCGCCGCGGTGATCCTGCGTGGCGTGCTGCGCGACAGCCGCCGCATCCTCATCGGCGCCGATGCCTGGGCGCTGGATGGCATGCAGCGTCTGCTGCCCACCCTCTACCAGCGCCTGGTCACCACCTCCATGCGCCTGGCGGCGAAGTTCGCGCCCAAGCCGAGGGCGGTGGAAGTGTCCAAGGCAACTGATTGA
- a CDS encoding flavin-containing monooxygenase, which produces MTASPRPSARHCKIAIIGSGFSGLGMAIRLKQKGENDFLMFEKEPGIGGTWRVNNYPGCGCDVQSHLYSFSFEPNPNWTRMFAKQEEIKAYLEGCWEKYRLQDKTLLGTEITRLAWNDVDELWQIEDAAGNRYSAQFVVSGMGALSTPSIPPLNGLSNFKGETFHSQQWNHDYDLTGKRVAVVGTGASSIQFVPQIQKQVAQLDLYQRTAPWIMPKPDRAISEGERSRFKRFPFLQQLWRGAIYTVLESRVIGFALTPKVMKLAEWVARGYIKRKIKDPVLRAKVTPDYTMGCKRVLISNDYYPALTQPNVDVITDGIQEIRKNSIVTADGKEREIDAIIFGTGFTPSDPLPRGVVFGRNGVDLLDTWPQGPEAYKGTLTAGFPNLFFLMGPNTGLGHNSMVYMIESQIHYVLGALDLLDARRLRSLEVKRDVQDKFNGKLQGSLGKTVWNAGGCMSWYLHPVSGRNCTVWPGFTWRFRLLTRNFDPAAYHFSRSVPVHTAQGPLQMSTQEVPA; this is translated from the coding sequence ATGACTGCGTCACCCCGACCCTCTGCCCGCCATTGCAAGATCGCCATCATAGGTTCCGGCTTCTCCGGCCTCGGCATGGCGATCCGCCTGAAGCAGAAAGGCGAGAACGATTTCCTCATGTTCGAGAAGGAGCCCGGCATCGGCGGCACCTGGCGAGTGAACAACTACCCGGGCTGTGGCTGCGACGTGCAATCCCATCTCTATTCCTTCTCCTTCGAGCCGAACCCGAACTGGACGCGGATGTTCGCCAAGCAGGAAGAGATCAAGGCCTACCTGGAAGGCTGCTGGGAAAAGTACCGCCTGCAGGACAAGACCCTGCTGGGCACCGAGATCACCCGCCTGGCCTGGAACGACGTGGACGAGCTGTGGCAGATCGAAGACGCCGCCGGCAACCGCTACAGCGCGCAGTTCGTGGTCTCCGGCATGGGCGCCCTGTCCACCCCGTCGATCCCGCCGCTGAACGGCCTGAGTAACTTCAAGGGCGAAACCTTCCATTCCCAGCAGTGGAATCACGACTACGACCTCACCGGCAAACGCGTCGCCGTGGTCGGTACCGGCGCTTCCAGCATCCAGTTCGTGCCGCAGATCCAGAAGCAGGTCGCCCAGCTCGACCTCTACCAGCGCACCGCGCCCTGGATCATGCCCAAGCCGGACCGCGCCATCAGCGAGGGCGAGCGCTCCCGCTTCAAGCGCTTCCCCTTCCTGCAGCAACTCTGGCGCGGCGCCATCTACACCGTCCTCGAAAGCCGCGTGATTGGCTTCGCCCTGACGCCGAAGGTGATGAAGCTCGCCGAATGGGTCGCCAGGGGTTACATCAAGCGCAAGATCAAGGACCCGGTCCTGCGCGCCAAGGTCACGCCCGACTACACCATGGGCTGCAAGCGTGTGCTGATCTCCAACGACTATTACCCGGCGCTGACCCAGCCCAACGTCGACGTGATCACCGACGGCATCCAGGAAATCCGCAAGAACAGCATCGTCACCGCCGACGGCAAGGAACGCGAGATCGACGCCATCATCTTCGGCACGGGCTTCACCCCCAGCGACCCGCTGCCCCGTGGCGTGGTCTTCGGCCGTAACGGTGTCGACCTGCTGGACACCTGGCCGCAAGGTCCGGAAGCCTACAAGGGCACCCTGACCGCGGGCTTCCCCAACCTGTTCTTCCTCATGGGACCGAACACGGGCCTGGGCCACAACTCCATGGTCTACATGATCGAATCGCAGATCCATTACGTGCTCGGCGCCCTGGACCTGCTCGATGCCCGCCGCCTGCGCAGCCTGGAGGTCAAGCGTGACGTGCAGGACAAGTTCAACGGCAAGCTCCAGGGCAGCCTGGGCAAGACCGTGTGGAATGCCGGCGGCTGCATGAGCTGGTACCTGCACCCGGTAAGCGGCCGTAACTGCACCGTCTGGCCCGGCTTCACCTGGCGCTTCCGCCTGCTGACCCGCAACTTCGACCCGGCGGCCTATCACTTCAGCCGCAGCGTGCCGGTGCACACCGCCCAGGGCCCGCTGCAAATGTCCACCCAGGAGGTGCCGGCATGA